Proteins co-encoded in one Symmachiella macrocystis genomic window:
- a CDS encoding PEP-CTERM sorting domain-containing protein, with the protein MKHFLLAGLVSLGLVSSAQAGFMVTIQPSSDLNDIVWTVSWDSAPADSFPLTWDAMDPATGSTIATAPWGSDNKWTILDNVGDPFGAAYANAGNAVGFGDGVGGVVSSPGGWGVGPDHDVGSAGDDFIMFNTQLNNADPWPSTGSFVLTVPGANLSNYNIGTYTNNPEITIVVTDTPFSAVVPEPSTFALLGIGGIALVGYGWRRNRQQAA; encoded by the coding sequence ATGAAACACTTTCTTCTTGCTGGTTTAGTCAGTCTTGGTTTGGTTTCCTCCGCTCAGGCGGGGTTCATGGTCACAATCCAGCCTAGCTCAGACCTGAATGACATTGTTTGGACGGTTAGTTGGGACTCCGCACCTGCTGACTCCTTTCCCCTTACATGGGATGCGATGGACCCAGCTACAGGAAGTACGATCGCAACAGCTCCCTGGGGAAGCGACAACAAGTGGACAATTTTAGACAATGTGGGCGACCCATTTGGCGCTGCATATGCCAACGCTGGTAATGCAGTAGGATTTGGCGATGGCGTGGGTGGTGTCGTTAGCTCACCAGGCGGCTGGGGAGTTGGTCCCGATCATGATGTTGGATCAGCAGGCGATGATTTCATAATGTTTAACACTCAGTTGAACAACGCTGACCCTTGGCCCTCGACAGGGTCTTTCGTGCTGACTGTACCAGGAGCGAATTTAAGCAACTACAACATCGGCACTTACACGAACAATCCAGAGATCACTATCGTCGTGACAGACACACCATTCAGTGCTGTCGTCCCCGAACCCAGCACCTTCGCCCTCCTCGGCATCGGTGGCATCGCCCTGGTCGGATACGGCTGGCGACGCAATCGGCAACAAGCTGCGTGA
- a CDS encoding phage/plasmid primase, P4 family, translating into MALSPINVNAERTAANLGNCPIPFSKLSTWMLWKVQRAKNKKGWTKQPWSITANHAVDRKAEPMTLSEAFSLAAKRDDIGVGCVLPPDMFFIDLDGVRNPVTGLLSGDAQEIVDQFAAVGCYIQVTPSGMGLHIWGVGKADPAYNGKKLPDGESQFFCGDSPNFATFTGNLHPQSSDEIGDCSNLLASWLPSTFPGVSLDRKVHSTATETLEGFELDEMRERVAYVLNKLPIEDFRERDVWRNIVWAIQASGLPDEMAREFAEDWSQGDVESFDVREFDKVWASDKPDRPDRITVGTLWHWDEKYDTPQEKRQKENFKRSIQKMAAKHEAEEAKGIRGYRNNLTDFGNAEFFAESHSDRVMYVVGQNKRYTWNGVSWELDDARKAYVLAAATAREIVRRGMEVKNEDRRKAVIAHGIRSESASRINAMLECSIPLTAKGVSDLNDDEGLLNLNNGVLNLRNGILLPHDPDLRITKHCKIAYEPEASQADWLTFLHQIFEQETEAKTRELVRYVQALVGYAAMGDCREELFVILNGGGRNGKSTFLNVLQNVLCEDYCITFDKELLSATGREHSTGRMDVYSKRLAYVQETNERMRLNPAMVKQLTGRDVIRGRKLYQDNWQFSPTHTLFLSTNQLPEYDTNDRALQRRLRVVPFRQEFWKQGEIGMPEDAKQADTKLEDRLLAQKAGVLNWIVEGSMRYEVEGLQTPSVVEIATADYAEKASSTRPFFDAHVAIDADRVGATLLYQTYVRFQKSQGEAYVTIRQFTAEVKAAFRGVEHKQGNKGRKVWVGIKLVDLPTVFSDDEAQPGDVI; encoded by the coding sequence ATGGCATTGAGTCCAATTAACGTAAATGCGGAACGAACGGCAGCCAACCTCGGCAACTGCCCGATACCCTTTTCCAAGCTTTCGACCTGGATGTTGTGGAAAGTTCAGCGGGCCAAAAACAAAAAAGGTTGGACGAAACAACCTTGGAGTATCACCGCGAATCACGCAGTCGACCGCAAAGCGGAACCGATGACACTGTCTGAGGCCTTCAGCCTTGCCGCGAAACGGGATGATATTGGGGTTGGTTGCGTTCTACCCCCCGATATGTTTTTCATCGATTTGGATGGCGTGAGGAATCCTGTAACGGGTTTGCTGAGTGGTGATGCTCAGGAGATCGTGGACCAGTTCGCGGCGGTCGGTTGTTACATCCAGGTGACGCCAAGCGGGATGGGTTTACATATTTGGGGGGTCGGAAAAGCAGATCCCGCGTACAACGGCAAAAAACTACCTGATGGGGAATCGCAATTCTTCTGCGGAGATTCCCCGAACTTTGCGACGTTCACCGGCAACCTGCATCCGCAGTCGTCGGATGAGATAGGCGACTGTAGCAACCTGCTTGCGTCGTGGCTGCCGTCCACGTTCCCCGGTGTAAGTTTAGACCGGAAAGTTCACTCGACCGCTACGGAGACGCTGGAGGGTTTTGAGTTGGATGAGATGCGGGAACGGGTTGCCTATGTTTTGAACAAACTGCCGATTGAAGACTTCCGCGAACGTGACGTGTGGCGGAATATCGTGTGGGCGATCCAAGCGTCCGGTCTGCCGGATGAGATGGCGAGGGAGTTTGCTGAGGATTGGTCGCAGGGAGACGTGGAGTCTTTCGACGTGAGAGAGTTTGACAAAGTTTGGGCGTCGGACAAGCCCGACCGCCCCGACAGGATCACCGTGGGAACGTTGTGGCATTGGGATGAGAAATACGACACTCCCCAAGAGAAGCGACAAAAAGAAAACTTCAAACGATCCATCCAGAAAATGGCCGCGAAGCACGAAGCCGAAGAAGCCAAAGGCATTCGCGGGTATCGCAACAACTTGACCGATTTTGGCAATGCAGAATTCTTCGCGGAGTCGCATAGTGATCGCGTGATGTACGTTGTCGGCCAGAATAAGCGATACACCTGGAACGGCGTTTCGTGGGAACTTGATGATGCTCGCAAAGCGTATGTATTAGCAGCGGCAACCGCCCGCGAGATTGTTAGACGCGGGATGGAAGTCAAGAACGAAGACAGGCGGAAAGCCGTTATTGCCCACGGCATCCGGTCAGAGTCCGCGTCGAGAATCAACGCGATGCTAGAATGTTCAATACCGTTAACCGCTAAAGGGGTGTCGGACCTGAACGATGATGAAGGGTTATTGAATCTCAATAACGGCGTGCTGAATTTACGTAACGGCATTTTACTACCGCACGATCCCGACTTGAGGATTACGAAGCATTGCAAAATCGCTTACGAGCCCGAAGCGTCACAAGCGGATTGGCTAACGTTCTTGCATCAGATATTTGAGCAAGAGACCGAAGCGAAGACGCGGGAGTTAGTGCGATACGTCCAAGCGTTGGTCGGGTATGCTGCGATGGGGGACTGCCGGGAAGAGTTGTTCGTGATCCTCAACGGTGGGGGTCGGAACGGCAAGAGCACTTTTCTCAACGTCCTGCAAAATGTTCTTTGCGAGGATTATTGCATCACGTTCGATAAGGAATTGCTATCGGCCACGGGTCGGGAGCACTCGACCGGTCGCATGGATGTGTACTCGAAGCGTTTGGCCTACGTCCAAGAGACGAACGAACGGATGCGACTCAACCCCGCGATGGTCAAGCAACTGACCGGGCGAGACGTGATACGGGGGAGGAAACTGTATCAAGACAATTGGCAATTCAGCCCGACCCATACGCTGTTCCTCTCCACCAACCAACTCCCTGAATACGATACGAATGACCGGGCGTTGCAGCGACGCTTGCGTGTGGTCCCATTTCGGCAAGAGTTCTGGAAGCAAGGCGAAATTGGGATGCCCGAAGATGCGAAGCAGGCCGACACCAAACTCGAAGACCGGTTACTCGCCCAGAAAGCCGGAGTTCTCAATTGGATCGTTGAAGGGTCAATGCGGTACGAGGTCGAGGGACTGCAAACGCCAAGCGTCGTGGAAATTGCCACAGCTGACTATGCCGAGAAAGCATCCTCGACCCGCCCGTTCTTCGATGCCCATGTTGCAATCGACGCGGATCGTGTTGGGGCGACGTTGCTGTATCAAACCTACGTTCGATTCCAGAAAAGCCAAGGTGAGGCCTACGTCACAATCCGGCAGTTTACCGCCGAAGTGAAGGCGGCATTCCGGGGCGTCGAACACAAGCAAGGCAACAAAGGCCGGAAGGTTTGGGTTGGGATTAAGCTGGTCGATTTGCCGACCGTGTTTTCCGATGATGAGGCCCAACCGGGCGATGTGATTTAG
- a CDS encoding golvesin C-terminal-like domain-containing protein codes for MRRLVKSLFRQAQHTSRFAGSQSRPQPPRSLYFKALNGMQVLEDRVVLSGSDFGENGDIDDHELSAVPLWMAGYTATNNIEANDTWLALKSQSNLSIDEPISNVLYLASHNSFNTLGGIYPEDTGDGVQTVQGTSPNQSISITNQLNVGVRSIEMDLWAGGTNGKDLFLRHGAQDLVGIEIEFDDTLQGIKDWLDDPANANEIVFLDFEDRVEEKDFEDDDANTPGARTALYQAMEIFDDMIYSPADRLASENPHGWPTRRELIAAGKRVVIFTHRNDSNTTGVFGAEEGAGQNGESGFSTTGHDIWAPYKTGGYQGDYQSGLTYPGQSPNASWTFDLEPGEYEVAATWEGNVYQATDAPYTVLDGSTSLATIDVNQSVNPNDFTDEKGVIWENLGVFTITGNTLTVQLTTKADEYVIADAIRINKVVADPSESTPQIIDNDVSVNWKSAGIAFLADGGKNPNRNNYEQVNRNDIRDAWPPFEPEDALIFSSMQSDGIRGATGVYAAKTHDLIYAASRNLNFAKVDFVLGYQNDVDQDFETPDEDDPMQNDGPYGEDDPNTPDLDEGHKHRGDRLRGLVWSWAAGDPAVQRQLFQDLFHDDPSTLDVDESNQTGQGMKNLFLRYFAEAITDGEDKTLKDLEIAYEQRFHKSFPNIPGFGVLELMNDLSRRGSAARNNGRDFVVQEQGGSNWISTGSDGNRAFALRSVNLDPYLEKYRWKISTEMGGFFDSDDVDLSAYTDDDGMEYMFAGPINGFQNGSFDRDMLHPDVSDFRDNEILNDVLGPYSTLASRPAFSVFEARIKAKFDFFVGYGFPVEAALVFATESVPEVWLNVQDADRDGHWQVNVTPEALPVFESLTLTPEINEGDMVSLAGVLSDAATAETYTMTIDWGDGSAIQTETITQSEPEFSFDHTYVDDGESGNPLASYNVNVSVMEGNNNAGEVEFITFVSNVDPTISNLFSTETDENGFTTLSGTIVDPGVLDTFTLDINWGDSLSPENVQSVALGDVAIDAGGVKWNPLTREFAIQHQYLDDNPTATLSDIYTINLTITDDDTGTLSDETTVIVNNVDPAINLFISSSPKDDKAYEGDLITVSGLFSDAGVLDTHTAVIDWGDGASNDADITETGGSGSIAGEHIYVDGGVFEVIVTLTDDDGGVTTAQTTIYVTGAGVLNGVLQVVGTNDTDHITINRQGNGKYKVHADFFDGFNFKRFPASEIESIEIWLCQGDDHLNVAGNITDLPIAVHDGGRVINLPGNRGQSAPVLPAPAITNSANRLFDEGDLQQIAEDAAKRTKQPKKNVPAQENASQPFANHEEFFEELGGGMTGKKKGKHASTDVLNPFADDQWEPILDGLMSIA; via the coding sequence ATGCGACGTCTCGTAAAAAGTCTGTTCCGACAAGCACAGCACACCTCCCGGTTCGCAGGCTCCCAATCACGTCCACAACCGCCACGTTCCCTCTACTTCAAAGCCCTCAATGGCATGCAGGTATTAGAGGACCGTGTGGTGTTGTCAGGTAGCGACTTTGGAGAGAACGGCGATATTGACGATCATGAATTGTCTGCCGTGCCACTCTGGATGGCTGGATATACCGCGACCAACAACATTGAAGCAAACGATACTTGGCTGGCGCTGAAAAGCCAGAGCAACCTATCGATCGATGAACCGATCAGCAACGTTCTGTATCTGGCGTCTCATAATTCGTTTAACACTCTGGGCGGCATCTACCCGGAAGACACGGGAGACGGTGTTCAAACGGTTCAGGGGACGAGCCCGAACCAATCCATCAGCATTACGAATCAACTCAATGTAGGTGTACGTTCGATTGAAATGGATCTCTGGGCAGGCGGTACCAATGGGAAGGATCTTTTTTTGCGACATGGAGCACAAGATCTTGTTGGGATTGAAATCGAATTCGACGACACGCTGCAGGGAATTAAAGACTGGCTCGATGATCCCGCAAATGCTAACGAAATCGTTTTCCTAGATTTTGAAGACCGTGTCGAAGAGAAGGATTTTGAAGACGATGATGCAAACACACCTGGCGCAAGAACAGCACTGTATCAGGCGATGGAAATATTCGATGACATGATCTATTCGCCAGCTGATCGCCTTGCATCTGAAAATCCGCACGGTTGGCCAACCCGACGGGAATTGATCGCCGCTGGCAAACGAGTTGTCATCTTCACACACCGAAATGATTCAAATACAACCGGTGTTTTCGGTGCAGAAGAAGGCGCAGGTCAGAACGGGGAATCCGGATTCAGTACGACAGGACATGACATCTGGGCTCCATACAAGACAGGAGGGTACCAAGGCGATTACCAGTCCGGTCTGACTTACCCAGGCCAATCACCCAATGCGAGTTGGACATTTGACCTAGAACCAGGTGAGTATGAGGTGGCAGCGACGTGGGAAGGAAATGTATACCAGGCGACTGACGCGCCGTACACAGTATTGGATGGTTCAACCTCACTGGCAACGATTGATGTCAATCAATCGGTTAACCCGAACGATTTCACCGATGAGAAAGGCGTGATCTGGGAAAACCTGGGTGTATTTACGATCACCGGGAATACTTTGACCGTACAATTGACCACCAAAGCTGATGAGTATGTGATCGCGGATGCGATTCGCATCAATAAAGTAGTCGCTGATCCTTCAGAGTCCACTCCACAAATCATTGACAACGACGTATCTGTCAACTGGAAGTCAGCGGGAATCGCATTCTTAGCTGACGGGGGAAAAAATCCCAATCGAAATAACTACGAACAAGTAAATCGGAATGACATCCGCGATGCATGGCCTCCATTTGAACCAGAAGATGCACTCATATTTTCTTCAATGCAGAGCGACGGTATTCGGGGGGCAACGGGAGTCTATGCCGCGAAGACGCACGACCTAATTTACGCAGCCTCACGGAATCTTAATTTTGCCAAAGTCGATTTTGTTCTGGGCTATCAGAATGATGTGGATCAAGATTTCGAGACACCTGATGAAGATGACCCAATGCAAAACGACGGGCCTTACGGGGAAGACGATCCCAATACCCCCGATTTGGATGAAGGTCACAAACATCGTGGAGATCGCTTAAGAGGTTTAGTATGGAGCTGGGCAGCAGGTGATCCAGCAGTCCAACGCCAGCTATTTCAAGATCTGTTTCATGATGATCCATCGACTCTTGACGTGGATGAATCTAACCAGACAGGTCAGGGCATGAAAAACCTATTTCTCAGATATTTCGCTGAGGCGATTACCGATGGTGAAGACAAGACTCTCAAAGATCTTGAAATCGCTTATGAGCAACGTTTTCATAAGTCTTTTCCCAATATTCCAGGGTTCGGTGTACTGGAGTTGATGAATGATTTGTCAAGGCGTGGGTCAGCAGCTAGGAACAACGGACGTGATTTTGTGGTTCAGGAACAAGGAGGGTCGAACTGGATTTCGACAGGAAGTGACGGAAATCGTGCATTTGCACTTCGTTCGGTAAATCTTGACCCATACTTAGAAAAGTACCGATGGAAAATCAGCACGGAAATGGGGGGATTTTTTGATTCGGATGATGTCGACCTGTCCGCTTACACAGATGACGACGGGATGGAATACATGTTTGCCGGACCAATCAATGGATTTCAGAACGGCAGCTTCGACAGGGACATGCTTCACCCAGATGTCAGTGATTTTCGTGACAATGAGATTCTCAATGATGTGTTAGGCCCCTATTCGACTCTCGCCAGCCGACCCGCATTCTCTGTTTTTGAAGCGAGGATCAAGGCGAAATTTGATTTTTTTGTAGGCTATGGTTTCCCTGTCGAAGCTGCACTCGTGTTTGCTACTGAAAGTGTGCCTGAGGTTTGGCTCAATGTTCAGGACGCAGACCGTGATGGTCATTGGCAAGTTAATGTCACCCCTGAAGCATTACCCGTTTTTGAGTCATTAACTCTCACACCGGAGATTAATGAAGGAGATATGGTTTCCCTGGCGGGGGTCTTGTCGGACGCGGCAACTGCAGAAACTTACACGATGACGATTGATTGGGGCGACGGTAGTGCGATCCAGACGGAGACGATTACCCAATCAGAGCCTGAGTTCTCTTTCGATCACACCTATGTCGACGATGGCGAGAGTGGAAATCCGCTGGCGAGTTACAACGTAAATGTATCGGTCATGGAAGGAAACAATAACGCAGGGGAAGTCGAATTTATTACATTCGTCAGCAACGTCGATCCAACAATTTCCAATCTTTTCAGCACGGAGACTGATGAAAACGGATTCACAACGCTGTCGGGAACTATTGTCGATCCGGGTGTGCTTGACACGTTTACTCTCGACATCAACTGGGGTGATTCGCTTTCGCCCGAGAACGTGCAGTCGGTGGCATTGGGGGATGTGGCAATCGATGCGGGCGGAGTAAAATGGAACCCGCTAACGCGTGAATTCGCCATCCAACACCAGTACCTTGATGACAATCCGACCGCCACTTTGTCTGACATCTACACAATCAACCTCACCATCACCGATGACGACACCGGGACTTTGTCAGATGAAACGACCGTAATCGTCAACAACGTCGATCCGGCAATCAATCTATTCATCAGTTCCTCTCCTAAAGATGACAAAGCGTATGAAGGGGATTTGATTACCGTCTCTGGGCTGTTCAGCGATGCAGGAGTGCTCGATACGCATACGGCTGTCATTGATTGGGGAGACGGGGCGTCCAACGATGCGGACATCACCGAAACGGGTGGTTCCGGTTCCATTGCGGGCGAACATATCTACGTTGACGGCGGGGTGTTTGAAGTGATCGTCACGTTGACCGATGACGATGGCGGCGTCACGACTGCTCAAACGACAATCTACGTTACCGGAGCAGGTGTGCTGAATGGCGTGCTGCAGGTCGTCGGCACGAATGACACCGACCACATCACGATCAACCGGCAAGGCAACGGCAAATATAAAGTCCACGCCGATTTCTTTGACGGTTTCAATTTCAAGCGTTTCCCTGCCTCGGAGATCGAAAGCATCGAGATTTGGTTGTGCCAGGGCGATGATCACCTCAATGTGGCCGGGAACATCACCGACTTGCCCATTGCCGTGCACGACGGTGGCCGGGTGATCAATTTGCCTGGAAACCGGGGCCAAAGTGCTCCCGTGTTACCAGCGCCGGCGATCACAAACTCAGCGAATCGCTTGTTTGACGAAGGTGATTTGCAGCAGATTGCCGAAGACGCCGCCAAACGCACAAAGCAGCCCAAGAAGAACGTGCCGGCTCAAGAAAATGCTTCCCAGCCGTTTGCGAACCACGAAGAGTTCTTTGAAGAGCTAGGCGGCGGCATGACAGGCAAAAAGAAAGGGAAACATGCCAGCACCGATGTTCTCAATCCCTTTGCGGATGACCAGTGGGAACCGATTCTCGACGGCTTGATGTCAATTGCATGA
- a CDS encoding DUF1580 domain-containing protein codes for MRTVVIDPFDEGTLPLAEMAKLLPNRPTPQCLWRWITKGRNGVRLQAIPVGRGYHTNKEAVTVFLNAVGDVKPDQIAHRKLKPKGKRSAKKSAKVIETR; via the coding sequence ATGCGAACCGTAGTTATCGATCCCTTCGATGAAGGCACCCTGCCCCTGGCCGAGATGGCCAAGCTACTTCCCAATCGACCCACACCGCAATGCCTGTGGCGTTGGATTACCAAAGGCCGCAACGGTGTTCGGTTGCAGGCCATTCCCGTTGGTCGTGGCTACCACACCAACAAGGAAGCGGTGACCGTTTTCCTGAATGCTGTTGGGGACGTCAAACCCGATCAGATTGCACACCGCAAGTTGAAGCCCAAGGGTAAACGGTCGGCTAAGAAGTCTGCCAAAGTGATAGAGACGCGATAA
- a CDS encoding P27 family phage terminase small subunit: MGAEHKTLEQHHADSTYDSRQHGRRMDNRIDLDTTTPPPAHFCQAASDAFNAVIGYAEKLDFTESDRAEIERFAFWQGEFLRAQRAMAKIGVSNPAYQKLHAEALKSSNHAHRCAVRLGLTPKDRAALLVPRRRDRSKAVDSEEHERMCVRLFGDAK, translated from the coding sequence ATGGGCGCCGAACACAAGACGCTCGAACAGCATCATGCAGACAGCACATACGATTCGCGGCAGCATGGTCGGCGGATGGACAACCGGATTGATCTGGATACGACAACACCGCCACCTGCACATTTTTGCCAAGCCGCCTCAGATGCCTTCAACGCGGTCATTGGCTACGCGGAAAAGTTGGATTTCACTGAATCGGATCGAGCGGAAATTGAGCGATTCGCATTTTGGCAGGGCGAATTTCTGCGGGCACAGCGTGCGATGGCAAAAATCGGCGTCAGCAATCCCGCGTACCAAAAGCTTCACGCCGAGGCCTTGAAGTCGTCCAATCACGCTCATCGCTGTGCCGTGCGGCTCGGCCTGACACCGAAGGACCGTGCCGCCTTATTGGTTCCTCGCCGTCGGGATCGGTCCAAGGCAGTCGACTCGGAAGAACACGAACGGATGTGCGTGCGTCTATTTGGGGATGCGAAGTGA
- a CDS encoding HNH endonuclease signature motif containing protein, which translates to MPQAAKTHRARAQPTKRRDYRKTAAQRGYGSKWQTARKRFLQQHPYCVGCDKEGRVTLANVVDHITPHRGDDKLFWDHGNWQALCRTCHNRKTGSGR; encoded by the coding sequence ATGCCACAGGCAGCTAAGACACATCGAGCACGAGCACAGCCAACCAAGCGACGTGACTATCGTAAGACAGCGGCGCAACGTGGGTACGGCAGCAAGTGGCAGACAGCACGCAAGCGGTTCTTACAACAGCATCCCTATTGCGTGGGCTGTGATAAGGAGGGGCGCGTGACACTGGCTAACGTGGTCGACCACATCACACCGCACCGAGGCGATGACAAACTGTTCTGGGACCATGGCAACTGGCAGGCATTGTGTCGCACTTGCCACAACCGCAAGACCGGCAGCGGACGTTGA
- a CDS encoding tyrosine-type recombinase/integrase, with translation MRKPGYNLHKASGRARTHINGKNHWLGKYGSRESKRKYRELIRQWEAEQNALAAGMRPDLTVAELCERFEPHLHDHYRKNGKPTSEVSCFQSAIRVLVEVHGDTNVADFGPLALKQVRSEMIELGWVRTSINKQVGRIRRIFKWGIGEELLRPEILTALEAVPGLQAGRTDAVESDAVRPVEESVVNAALPYLVPTVVAMVQLQLLTGMRPGEVLNMHADELETWGEVWEYRPSSHKTEHHNKQRVIYLGPQAQAIIQPYLRDCGYLFRPTGNNWGLDHDRPYHRDAYRNMIQRACVKADVEVFHPHRLRHTAATRLRQQVGIEGTKNILGHATISMAEVYAERDDTQVREIAKNYG, from the coding sequence ATGCGGAAACCAGGATACAACCTGCACAAAGCTTCGGGCCGGGCACGGACCCACATCAACGGCAAAAATCACTGGCTTGGAAAGTACGGGTCGAGAGAATCGAAACGTAAGTACCGCGAGCTGATCCGCCAGTGGGAGGCCGAGCAGAACGCACTTGCTGCCGGTATGCGGCCAGATTTAACCGTTGCCGAACTGTGTGAACGCTTTGAGCCACACCTTCACGACCACTACCGCAAGAACGGCAAACCCACGTCTGAGGTTTCCTGTTTTCAGTCTGCGATCCGTGTGCTGGTCGAAGTCCACGGCGACACCAACGTTGCCGACTTCGGACCACTGGCGTTGAAGCAAGTACGGTCGGAAATGATTGAGCTTGGATGGGTCCGTACTTCGATCAACAAACAAGTCGGACGTATTCGCCGAATCTTCAAATGGGGTATCGGTGAAGAGCTACTTCGACCGGAAATCTTGACCGCATTGGAAGCCGTCCCTGGATTGCAGGCAGGTCGAACAGATGCCGTCGAGAGTGACGCTGTACGCCCTGTGGAGGAGTCGGTCGTGAATGCTGCCCTGCCCTACTTGGTGCCGACTGTGGTTGCAATGGTTCAGCTTCAGTTGCTTACCGGTATGCGTCCCGGAGAAGTTCTCAACATGCATGCCGACGAACTGGAAACGTGGGGTGAGGTTTGGGAATACCGCCCCAGCTCCCACAAGACTGAACACCATAATAAGCAGCGTGTGATTTACCTAGGACCACAGGCACAAGCCATCATTCAGCCGTACTTACGCGACTGTGGTTATCTCTTTCGACCGACTGGCAACAACTGGGGACTTGATCACGACCGTCCCTATCACAGGGACGCATACCGCAACATGATTCAACGTGCCTGCGTGAAGGCAGATGTTGAGGTTTTTCATCCCCACCGACTGCGGCACACGGCAGCCACTCGACTCCGACAACAGGTCGGCATCGAAGGCACAAAAAATATTCTGGGACATGCAACGATATCAATGGCAGAGGTTTACGCCGAACGTGATGACACGCAGGTGAGAGAAATCGCGAAAAATTACGGATAA
- a CDS encoding P27 family phage terminase small subunit, whose protein sequence is MAGGRPRTPLAHLKLTGAYRADRHGDRDDEPQADGMPKKPRGLKKHAAKLWDAIVPQLVDMGIVGEIDTTMIRTCCEMYHLYRLALAVAEAEPLNKDARISVSTYAGLFDKAATKLGISPADRTKLTIQPIETESSLSTFARKREAVEMEQILGFGTR, encoded by the coding sequence ATGGCGGGCGGACGGCCAAGAACACCGCTAGCTCATTTGAAACTGACCGGCGCCTATCGGGCTGACCGACATGGAGATCGTGACGACGAACCACAGGCGGACGGCATGCCCAAAAAACCAAGAGGTTTGAAAAAGCACGCGGCAAAATTGTGGGATGCGATTGTTCCGCAGTTGGTCGATATGGGAATCGTCGGTGAAATTGATACCACCATGATTCGGACCTGCTGCGAGATGTACCATCTCTATCGGTTGGCGTTGGCTGTGGCTGAGGCGGAGCCGTTGAACAAAGACGCTCGGATTTCGGTTAGTACCTATGCGGGATTGTTCGACAAAGCGGCGACGAAGTTGGGCATTAGTCCGGCAGACCGTACCAAGCTGACGATTCAGCCGATTGAAACGGAGTCGAGTTTGTCGACGTTTGCACGGAAACGCGAAGCGGTGGAGATGGAACAGATACTTGGCTTTGGCACGCGATAA